The proteins below are encoded in one region of Tamandua tetradactyla isolate mTamTet1 chromosome 9, mTamTet1.pri, whole genome shotgun sequence:
- the LOC143645545 gene encoding LOW QUALITY PROTEIN: olfactory receptor 5A1-like (The sequence of the model RefSeq protein was modified relative to this genomic sequence to represent the inferred CDS: substituted 1 base at 1 genomic stop codon), whose product MSIAKTWNSSSVAMFILLGFTDHTELQAPLFATFLGIYLMTLAWNLALIFLIRGDSHLHTPMYFFLSNLSFVDICYSSTVAPKMLTDFFRNQKTISFIGCAAQFFFFVGTGLTECCLLTAMAYDXYAAISSPLLYTTIMTHGLCTCMVVGAYVGGFLSSLIQANSIFQLHFCGPNVINHFFCDLPPVLALSCSDTFLSQLVNFLMVVAVGGTSFLILLVSYSYIVAAVLKIHSLEGRWKAFSTCASHLMVVTLLFGTALFMYLRPSSSYSLDRDKMVSVFYSLVIPMLNPLIYSLRNKEIKDALCKVLEKKRVLP is encoded by the coding sequence ATGTCCATAGCCAAGACCTGGAACAGCTCATCAGTGGCCATGTTCATCCTCCTGGGATTCACAGACCACACAGAACTGCAGGCTCCTCTCTTTGCGACTTTCCTAGGCATCTACCTCATGACCCTGGCCTGGAATCTGGCCCTTATCTTTCTGATCAGAGGCGACTCTCATctgcacacacccatgtacttcttcctcagtaACTTGTCCTTCGTTGACATCTGCTACTCTTCCACAGTGGCTCCTAAGATGCTCACTGACTTCTTCAGGAACCAGAAGACCATATCATTCATTGGCTGTGCTgctcagtttttcttctttgtcgGCACGGGTCTAACTGAGTGCTGCCTCCTGACTGCTATGGCATACGACTGATACGCAGCCATCTCCAGCCCCCTGCTCTACACCACTATCATGACCCATGGGCTCTGTACCTGCATGGTGGTTGGGGCATATGTTGGTGGCTTCCTGAGCTCCCTGATCCAGGCCAACTCCATATTTCAGCTCCATTTCTGCGGACCCAACGTCATCAACCACTTCTTCTGTGATCTCCCACCAGTCCTGGCACTTTCGTGCTCTGACACCTTCCTAAGTCAATTGGTGAACTTCCTCATGGTGGTGGCTGTGGGGGGGACATCATTTCTCATCCTCCTTGTCTCCTACAGTTACATAGTGGCTGCTGTCTTGAAGATCCACTCATTGGAAGGCCGATGGAAAGCCTTCAGCACATGTGCCTCACACCTAATGGTGGTTACTCTACTGTTTGGGACAGCACTTTTCATGTACCTCCGACCCAGCTCCAGCTATTCACTCGACAGGGACAAGATGGTATCTGTGTTCTATTCTCTGGTGATCCCCATGCTGAATCCTCTCATTTACAGTTTGAGgaacaaagagataaaagatgCCCTGTGTAAGGTTTTGGAGAAGAAGAGAGTGCTTCCCTAG
- the LOC143645546 gene encoding olfactory receptor 5A2-like: MAAGRNNTYVTKFVLLGFSDHPQMKIFLFVSFLGIYLMTLAWNLSLIALIRLDSHLHTPMYFFLCNLSFLDICYASSTAPKMLSGIITEWKTISFLGCAMQYFVFCGMGLTECFLLAAMAYDRYAAICNPLLYTTLVSHTFCLKMVGGSYVGGFLSSLTETYSVYHHDFCGPNTINHFFCDLPPVLALSCSDTFTSQVVNFVVGIVVGVVSAIVVLISYGFIVAAVLKISSAKGRTKAFNTCASHLTTVTLFYGSGLFMYMQPSSSYSLNQDKVVSIFYAVLIPMVNPIIYSLRNKEIKNAMRKAVERNHVLCHRHSFF, from the coding sequence atggctgcaggaaggaataaCACATATGTGACAAAATTTGTCCTCCTGGGATTTTCAGATCATCCTCAAATGAAGATTttcctttttgtctcatttttggGAATCTACCTCATGACACTAGCCTGGAACCTGAGTCTCATTGCCCTCATCAGATTGGACTCCCACTTACAtacacccatgtacttcttcctctgtAACCTGTCCTTCTTGGACATCTGCTATGCATCCTCTACAGCTCCAAAGATGCTCTCTGGCATCATCACAGAATGGAAAACCATTTCCTTCCTAGGCTGTGCCATGCAATACTTTGTCTTCTGTGGAATGGGTCTGACTGAGTGCTTTCTCCTGGCAGCCATGGCCTATGACCGGTATGCTGCAATCTGCAACCCACTGCTCTACACAACCCTTGTTTCCCACACATTTTGTTTGAAGATGGTAGGTGGGTCTTATGTGGGTGGATTCCTTAGTTCTTTGACTGAAACATACTCTGTCTATCATCATGATTTCTGTGGGCCCAACACGATCAACCACTTCTTCTGTGACCTTCCCCCAGTCTTGGCTCTATCCTGCTCTGATACTTTCACCAGTCAGGTGGTGAACTTCGTTGTGGGCATTGTCGTTGGGGTGGTGTCTGCCATTGTGGTTCTCATTTCTTATGGTTTCATTGTTGCAGCTGTCCTCAAAATCAGCTCAGCTAAAGGTAGGACAAAGGCCTTTAACACCTGTGCCTCTCACCTGACTACTGTGACCCTCTTCTatggttctggacttttcatgTACATGCAACCTAGTTCCAGCTACTCGCTAAATCAGGACAAAGTGGTATCCATATTCTATGCTGTGCTGATACCCATGGTGAATCCCATCATCTACAGTCTTAGGAATAAGGAGATTAAAAATGCCATGAGGAAGGCTGTGGAAAGGAACCATGTGCTTTGTCACAGACATTCATTTTTCTGA